The Haloplanus salinarum genome includes a region encoding these proteins:
- a CDS encoding type II toxin-antitoxin system HicB family antitoxin codes for MARADSGDEDATGREIRLLQNPNGQWTARDLGAGVTAQGESRSVALENLDAVVEAVDGDGGRPPTDAEIRDLGVDPEVARTQADDLPDVLQ; via the coding sequence ATGGCACGAGCCGACTCGGGCGATGAGGACGCGACCGGCCGGGAAATCCGACTGCTGCAGAATCCGAACGGACAGTGGACGGCTCGTGATCTCGGTGCTGGCGTGACGGCACAGGGCGAGAGTCGGAGCGTTGCACTCGAGAATCTCGACGCGGTCGTCGAGGCGGTGGATGGCGACGGTGGTCGGCCGCCGACCGACGCCGAGATCCGCGACCTCGGCGTCGATCCGGAGGTCGCTCGGACGCAAGCCGACGACCTCCCGGACGTGTTACAGTAG
- a CDS encoding glycosyltransferase → MIDIAFIIGNLNKEHGGAQQLLFDICRHLPDSEFETTVYYMFGEGTFREELEQHGTTVVDLGASSNYDLGAFYRLIGHLRRSTHDILHTNSPISGVWGRTAGRASRIPHIVSVEHNVHSGYSRFTRTVNGVSLPLADVVVGVTGAVSDSYSDWEEWLLGDTTKRRTIHNGVDVDAITATFDRSDEVLDQYTPFSPSDCIIGTVGKHLEQKGFSYIIQSFPEIKQEREDAKLLILGDGPLREELETAARETGYDEDIHFTGYVPEVYPFLPNFDVAVFPSLWEGFGLTVAEAMIAKRPVVGTTIPAFDEVIGDTGLLVKPEDPSAIATAVVRLLENPELRQELAEQGYKRAIHRFSIRQTVDKYADLYRELAPSL, encoded by the coding sequence TTGATCGACATTGCATTCATCATCGGGAACCTGAACAAGGAACACGGCGGAGCCCAACAACTGCTCTTCGACATCTGTCGCCACCTCCCTGACTCGGAGTTCGAGACGACCGTCTACTACATGTTCGGCGAGGGAACGTTTCGGGAGGAGCTGGAGCAACACGGCACGACCGTCGTCGACCTCGGCGCCTCGTCGAACTACGACCTCGGTGCGTTCTATCGCCTGATCGGGCATCTCCGCCGGTCGACACACGACATCCTGCACACCAATTCGCCGATTTCGGGCGTGTGGGGGCGAACTGCTGGACGGGCAAGTAGAATCCCTCACATCGTCAGCGTCGAACACAACGTTCACTCGGGGTATTCGAGATTCACGCGAACGGTAAACGGGGTGAGTTTACCGCTCGCCGATGTCGTCGTCGGCGTCACCGGTGCAGTGTCCGACTCGTATTCGGATTGGGAGGAATGGCTCCTCGGCGATACGACGAAGCGGAGAACCATCCACAACGGGGTCGACGTGGATGCGATAACAGCGACGTTCGATCGCTCCGACGAGGTCCTTGACCAGTACACGCCCTTCTCCCCATCGGATTGTATTATCGGAACAGTGGGAAAACATCTGGAACAGAAGGGGTTCTCGTATATAATCCAATCCTTCCCAGAAATAAAGCAAGAACGCGAGGACGCGAAGCTCCTCATCTTAGGGGATGGACCGCTACGTGAGGAGCTGGAGACGGCGGCAAGAGAGACGGGATACGACGAGGATATTCACTTCACGGGGTACGTCCCAGAGGTGTATCCCTTCCTCCCGAACTTCGACGTTGCCGTCTTTCCCTCGCTGTGGGAGGGGTTCGGCCTCACGGTCGCCGAGGCGATGATCGCCAAGCGGCCGGTCGTCGGTACGACCATCCCCGCGTTCGACGAGGTCATCGGGGACACCGGACTGCTCGTCAAGCCCGAAGACCCGTCGGCGATAGCAACCGCAGTCGTTCGCCTCCTCGAAAATCCGGAACTTCGTCAGGAACTTGCGGAACAAGGATACAAACGGGCGATACACCGGTTCTCGATCCGACAGACAGTTGATAAATACGCTGACCTTTATCGAGAATTAGCGCCCTCCTTGTGA
- a CDS encoding O-antigen ligase family protein: protein MNTTLREVAVGGLLLTTLLLYTPFAPPLLSQTLCLTAFVYVGTLCVQHKSEFRIHRGTLLALTTLLVLYGSHLALNPNLPGLLRVPAYVLSAVVLVILLPEAIPKRSFLLSLGVVGLSMSVLALLLAPFPAFRWKPGSGFVIKSIFQNPQSLGVIAGAGVWGLVPQTIRGKRRRVAAAGLALCLVVIVLAENRSILLGLTGGFAVVFAQRYWGALASVPVVAIGAVGSLVVFGIVFNILPGPTALATYDLNNRVPLWIAAVEAVSQSPRALLFGYGAGNMSQLLEPYIVGRTPSGPHNGYLRMLLNTGVLGLLAYLRIQLGALNCLRTAVSVNELTIVGLLVTFMIADLFGSVTFFGFSTDTFLLAGATGYALRMTINDDESIPSAVPSD, encoded by the coding sequence GTGAACACGACGCTACGGGAAGTCGCTGTAGGAGGACTTCTTCTCACAACGTTACTCCTCTACACGCCCTTCGCACCGCCGTTACTCTCACAGACACTGTGCCTAACGGCGTTCGTCTATGTCGGCACGCTTTGCGTACAGCACAAATCCGAATTCCGCATTCACCGCGGAACGTTACTGGCACTTACAACGCTGCTCGTCCTCTACGGAAGTCATCTTGCGTTGAATCCCAATCTACCAGGGCTGCTCCGCGTACCTGCCTACGTACTCTCAGCGGTCGTACTCGTGATCCTCCTCCCGGAGGCGATTCCAAAACGGTCGTTCCTGCTCAGTCTCGGTGTCGTCGGGCTGTCGATGAGTGTCCTCGCGCTCCTGTTGGCGCCGTTTCCGGCGTTTCGCTGGAAACCAGGATCGGGTTTCGTCATCAAATCCATCTTCCAGAATCCCCAGTCGCTCGGTGTTATCGCAGGAGCAGGCGTCTGGGGGTTAGTTCCACAGACGATACGCGGAAAGCGTCGCAGAGTTGCTGCAGCCGGACTAGCGCTTTGTCTCGTAGTGATCGTACTCGCAGAGAATCGCTCCATACTCCTAGGGCTCACAGGTGGATTTGCAGTCGTATTCGCACAGCGATACTGGGGGGCACTGGCGAGCGTTCCGGTTGTAGCCATCGGAGCAGTCGGGAGCCTAGTCGTGTTCGGGATCGTATTCAACATACTCCCAGGACCGACCGCACTCGCGACATACGACCTCAACAATCGCGTGCCGTTGTGGATCGCTGCTGTCGAAGCGGTCTCACAGAGCCCGAGAGCGTTACTCTTCGGATACGGCGCAGGGAACATGTCCCAACTGCTTGAACCATATATCGTTGGACGCACCCCATCCGGACCACACAACGGCTACCTGCGAATGCTTCTCAACACCGGCGTCCTCGGGTTACTCGCCTACCTTCGGATTCAACTGGGGGCGCTGAACTGCCTCCGGACTGCCGTTTCGGTCAACGAACTGACGATTGTCGGCCTGCTTGTTACGTTTATGATCGCCGACCTGTTCGGATCCGTCACATTTTTCGGATTCTCTACGGACACGTTCCTGTTAGCGGGGGCGACCGGATACGCACTCCGGATGACGATAAATGACGATGAAAGCATACCTTCGGCCGTTCCGAGCGATTGA
- a CDS encoding sulfatase-like hydrolase/transferase has translation MTNVVLLVLDTARVSAVDLAKRSTITPELVEIAGSGVSADTAIAKAPWTLPSHASLFTATDPSKHGAHAGHKRLSDEPQTLAETFAVADYETVAVSNNTWISEEFGFARGFETFVKTWQYVQTDTDLGEIARTEEGTDKLRAVVRRLFDGNPLTNLANAVYGQFLRNRGDDGAKRTNEWIADWLADRTDDRPFFLFVNYLEPHLEYRPPREHAERFLPDGVTFEEAMDVPQDAWGYIADTVEMTDRDFEILRALYRAEIAYLDDRIGELRRHLEAAGEWEDTIFVVTADHGENIGDHGLMDHQYCLYDTLLHVPLVIHGGPFTGGGTVDDLVQLTDLGPTLLDAAGVDAPEFREQAQGRSFHPDADADPREFAICEYLAPQPSMDALEKRVGTLPDDVRRYDRSLRAIRDDEWKLIRGSDGSTELYDVVDDPEERTDLSDDNPEQVSRLSSTLDDWLDSFEHADVSGTVDMTDDTKERLEDLGYLQ, from the coding sequence ATGACGAACGTCGTCCTGTTGGTCCTGGATACGGCACGAGTGTCAGCGGTTGATCTTGCGAAACGGAGCACGATCACGCCGGAGTTAGTCGAGATAGCCGGGTCGGGGGTCTCTGCCGACACGGCTATCGCGAAGGCTCCCTGGACCCTCCCCTCCCACGCCTCCCTCTTCACCGCCACCGACCCCTCCAAACACGGCGCTCACGCGGGCCACAAGCGACTCTCCGACGAGCCCCAAACGCTGGCCGAGACCTTCGCTGTGGCCGACTACGAGACCGTCGCTGTCTCGAACAACACCTGGATCAGCGAGGAGTTCGGCTTCGCCCGCGGGTTCGAGACGTTCGTGAAGACTTGGCAGTACGTCCAGACCGACACGGACCTCGGCGAGATCGCACGCACCGAGGAGGGAACCGACAAGCTCCGCGCCGTCGTGCGCCGACTCTTCGACGGCAACCCCCTGACCAACCTCGCCAACGCCGTCTACGGCCAGTTCCTGCGCAACCGCGGCGACGACGGCGCGAAGCGAACGAACGAGTGGATCGCCGACTGGCTCGCGGATCGAACCGACGACCGCCCGTTCTTCCTGTTCGTCAACTACCTCGAACCGCACCTCGAATACCGGCCGCCACGGGAACACGCCGAGCGGTTCTTGCCCGACGGCGTCACGTTCGAGGAGGCGATGGACGTGCCACAGGACGCGTGGGGTTACATTGCGGACACGGTCGAGATGACCGACCGCGACTTCGAGATCCTGCGTGCCCTGTATCGCGCCGAGATCGCGTACCTCGACGACCGGATCGGCGAACTCCGCCGCCACCTCGAAGCGGCCGGGGAGTGGGAGGATACGATCTTCGTCGTCACCGCGGACCACGGCGAGAACATCGGCGATCACGGGCTGATGGATCACCAGTACTGCCTGTACGACACCCTACTACACGTGCCACTCGTCATCCACGGCGGCCCCTTCACGGGCGGCGGGACGGTCGACGACCTCGTCCAGTTGACCGATCTCGGACCGACGCTGTTGGACGCCGCGGGCGTCGACGCACCCGAATTCAGGGAACAGGCACAGGGACGGTCGTTCCATCCCGACGCCGACGCCGATCCGCGCGAGTTCGCCATCTGCGAATACCTCGCCCCACAGCCGTCGATGGACGCGTTGGAGAAACGGGTCGGGACTCTCCCCGACGACGTGCGCCGCTACGACCGCTCGCTCCGGGCGATCCGCGACGACGAGTGGAAGTTGATCCGGGGATCGGATGGCTCGACCGAACTATACGACGTAGTCGATGATCCGGAGGAACGAACCGATCTGTCCGACGACAATCCCGAGCAGGTCAGTCGACTATCGTCGACGCTCGACGACTGGCTGGACTCGTTCGAGCACGCGGACGTTTCGGGCACGGTCGACATGACCGACGACACGAAAGAGCGACTGGAGGATCTCGGCTACCTCCAGTGA
- a CDS encoding glycosyltransferase, with amino-acid sequence MSVSGSGHPDPRLPADRCRTTGSPPSTAAPTHPFCRAEGVPRTVMEAMATGVPVVASDLSQMRDLVSSGGYTVEVGDVEGFADRIEACLDGEYPDGGRARIVEEHGWEETVERTTEVLDGLREG; translated from the coding sequence GTGTCCGTCTCGGGATCGGGACATCCCGACCCACGATTACCCGCGGACAGGTGCCGTACGACGGGATCCCCGCCGTCTACCGCGGCGCCGACTCATCCATTTTGCCGAGCCGAGGGCGTCCCCCGGACCGTGATGGAGGCGATGGCGACGGGCGTGCCCGTGGTGGCGAGCGACTTGTCGCAGATGCGGGATCTGGTGTCGAGCGGGGGGTACACGGTCGAGGTGGGTGACGTCGAGGGGTTCGCCGACCGAATCGAGGCGTGTCTGGACGGCGAGTATCCGGATGGGGGGCGGGCGCGGATCGTCGAGGAGCACGGGTGGGAGGAGACGGTCGAGCGGACGACCGAGGTGTTGGACGGGCTTCGTGAGGGGTGA
- a CDS encoding FkbM family methyltransferase: MSYRAKIVSQLKKIRSKLYSGWVRRAIRQTGLNKPLSYLYWHLLHLISDDIIEHRILDISVEFHTTTLHEYLRFRDLVGERAILEDVLISIQKDDIFYDVGANVGTYTCFVASKLESGQVISFEPVTSNTNRLRQNLELNGLSAETVQVALSDTNDTVEFMLSDDATGAGEHAIATDSGGQTIEVETSQGDSLIKRYGLPKPTVVKIDVEGAEHLVLQGLQTTLRDNCRLVYVEVHPEKISDFGGSESDVRSLLTQCGFEISEMGQRGNQIFLRAHKQDV; the protein is encoded by the coding sequence ATGTCGTATCGGGCAAAAATAGTCAGTCAACTAAAGAAGATACGATCTAAATTGTACTCTGGATGGGTCCGCCGTGCGATCCGTCAAACGGGGCTTAATAAACCACTTTCATATCTATATTGGCATCTTCTACATTTAATCTCTGATGATATTATTGAACATCGTATCCTAGATATCTCCGTAGAATTTCATACGACCACCCTCCACGAATATCTACGATTTCGTGATCTTGTTGGTGAACGAGCCATTCTGGAAGATGTTTTGATATCTATTCAAAAAGATGATATTTTTTACGATGTTGGCGCTAACGTTGGAACATATACGTGCTTTGTGGCATCTAAACTCGAATCTGGTCAAGTTATTTCATTTGAACCTGTCACTTCGAATACAAACCGACTCCGTCAAAATCTCGAATTGAATGGTCTTAGTGCAGAGACTGTGCAGGTCGCGCTTTCGGATACCAATGACACTGTTGAGTTTATGCTTTCAGATGATGCGACCGGGGCTGGTGAACATGCCATTGCGACGGACAGTGGTGGACAGACGATCGAGGTTGAAACATCTCAGGGTGACTCTCTAATTAAAAGATACGGATTACCAAAGCCAACGGTCGTGAAGATTGACGTAGAAGGGGCCGAGCACTTAGTACTCCAAGGTCTTCAAACGACACTCCGTGATAATTGCCGTTTGGTGTATGTGGAGGTACATCCAGAGAAAATATCTGATTTTGGCGGATCTGAATCGGATGTTCGTTCTTTGCTCACTCAGTGTGGGTTTGAAATTTCAGAGATGGGGCAACGGGGCAATCAAATTTTCTTACGTGCACATAAACAAGACGTTTAG
- a CDS encoding sulfatase family protein: protein MTESPVDNDQDTPGDSPNVLFLVVDSLRYDAVFGDDAFETPNLDALADDGIVFSNCFSQGISTAPAMTAMLTGRYPLEYGGHWYLEDTQPTFAEEFKNNGYTTGAIHSNPNVSRLRNFHRGFDTFEENILPYDPDGVLEALPDDVLRYLNKFVRILSRTPYLPASTIDAQLADWIAETAEPWFLWTQYMDVHGPYLPGDDFTYRNKFRAEQLWRKAAVNSPHEVTEAEHEELWRNYRLEVEYLDAELGRFLGELDRNGDLENTTVAIVGDHGDEFYEHDDYGHSNLPYDVLTHVPLIIRFPEMAGISQGRTVDESVRCVDILPTALDFAGATLSEEMRRRMVGESLLPLIRDGESPSFDVIVTEKEMRGDDALRFGFRTDRWKFLFDGKEKERYLYDLETDPDETRDVSEDHPDVMERFQQVLDERFEKIERTSENVEIPELDESSGVEERLKALGYK from the coding sequence ATGACAGAATCACCAGTAGACAACGATCAGGACACGCCGGGCGATTCACCGAATGTACTCTTCCTAGTCGTCGACTCACTCCGATACGATGCCGTCTTCGGCGACGACGCCTTCGAAACGCCGAATCTCGACGCACTCGCCGACGACGGAATCGTCTTCTCCAACTGCTTCTCCCAGGGTATCAGCACCGCCCCGGCGATGACCGCCATGCTCACGGGGCGTTACCCGCTCGAATACGGCGGCCACTGGTATCTCGAAGACACGCAGCCGACGTTCGCGGAGGAGTTCAAGAACAACGGTTACACCACGGGCGCGATTCACTCGAATCCGAACGTCTCCCGACTCCGCAACTTCCACCGGGGATTCGACACGTTCGAGGAGAACATCCTGCCCTACGATCCCGACGGCGTCCTCGAAGCGTTGCCGGACGACGTGCTTCGGTATCTGAACAAATTCGTCCGTATCCTCAGCCGGACGCCGTATCTCCCGGCATCGACTATCGACGCACAACTCGCCGACTGGATCGCCGAGACCGCGGAGCCGTGGTTCCTCTGGACGCAGTACATGGACGTCCACGGGCCGTACCTGCCGGGCGACGACTTTACCTATCGGAACAAGTTCCGGGCCGAGCAGCTGTGGCGAAAGGCCGCGGTGAACTCGCCGCACGAGGTAACCGAGGCGGAACACGAGGAACTGTGGAGGAACTACCGGCTGGAGGTGGAGTACTTGGACGCCGAACTGGGTCGCTTCCTTGGCGAACTCGACCGTAACGGCGATCTGGAGAACACGACCGTCGCCATCGTCGGCGATCACGGCGACGAGTTCTACGAACACGACGACTACGGACACAGCAACCTGCCGTACGACGTTCTCACGCACGTTCCGCTCATCATCAGGTTCCCCGAGATGGCAGGAATTTCGCAGGGGCGGACGGTCGACGAATCCGTCCGCTGTGTGGACATCCTGCCGACTGCACTCGATTTCGCTGGCGCGACTCTCTCCGAGGAGATGCGGAGACGGATGGTCGGAGAGTCGTTACTACCGCTGATCCGGGACGGGGAATCGCCATCGTTCGACGTGATCGTGACCGAGAAGGAGATGCGCGGCGACGACGCGCTCCGATTCGGATTCCGAACCGACCGCTGGAAGTTCCTCTTCGACGGGAAAGAGAAAGAGCGATATCTGTACGATCTCGAAACCGATCCCGACGAGACCCGGGACGTATCCGAGGACCATCCGGACGTAATGGAGCGATTCCAGCAGGTGCTCGACGAACGATTCGAGAAGATAGAACGGACCTCGGAGAACGTCGAAATTCCGGAATTGGACGAGTCGAGCGGGGTCGAAGAGCGCCTGAAGGCCCTCGGATACAAATGA
- a CDS encoding glycosyltransferase family 2 protein, with translation MSDPLVSVVIPAYNRPRKLERALQSVLDQQYSAIEIIVVDDYSSPPIREVLTVEDLPSSSIQIIRHDENRGGSAARNTGIDAAEGEYIAFLDDDDEWRKTKIDQQVRVFQSASEELGLVYTGIEQRDSGGKINGVTRPETPRNIKKRLLLDDFIGTFSSIMVRSEVPEAVGKLDERFPSWQDWEFYIRVVQSYEVRAIPDPLVIRHNEGEQISDNFERKKNTTVPLLIDKYRPLADEYGWTFKRKWLANLNFRLGYSALSNAKYDEGKRFLRRSIRMNPFAVEPYLYLVFAVGGKRTYEPARRLRRALVRKLN, from the coding sequence ATGTCTGATCCGCTCGTCTCCGTTGTTATCCCAGCATATAATCGCCCCCGGAAACTCGAACGTGCGCTCCAAAGCGTCCTCGATCAACAGTATTCTGCGATTGAAATTATTGTCGTTGACGATTACTCCTCTCCCCCGATTCGTGAAGTTCTAACAGTCGAAGATCTCCCGTCTTCCTCGATCCAAATCATCCGACACGATGAGAACAGAGGCGGAAGCGCTGCTCGCAATACGGGGATTGATGCTGCTGAGGGGGAATACATTGCTTTCCTTGATGACGATGATGAGTGGAGGAAAACAAAGATTGATCAGCAAGTGAGAGTATTTCAATCAGCATCAGAAGAGCTTGGTCTGGTCTATACTGGTATTGAACAGAGAGATTCAGGCGGAAAAATAAACGGAGTGACGAGACCAGAAACTCCCAGAAATATCAAAAAGCGTCTCTTGCTTGACGACTTCATCGGGACCTTTTCATCTATAATGGTCCGCAGCGAAGTCCCCGAGGCAGTCGGAAAGTTGGATGAGAGATTTCCCTCATGGCAAGATTGGGAGTTCTATATCCGTGTTGTACAGTCGTACGAGGTCCGCGCTATTCCAGACCCACTGGTGATTCGGCATAATGAGGGCGAGCAGATCAGCGACAACTTCGAACGAAAGAAAAACACGACAGTACCGTTACTAATAGACAAATACCGTCCACTCGCTGATGAATATGGGTGGACATTTAAAAGGAAGTGGCTAGCAAATCTGAACTTTCGTCTTGGCTACTCCGCACTCTCAAACGCCAAATACGACGAAGGAAAACGGTTCTTGCGCCGCTCGATTCGTATGAACCCGTTCGCAGTTGAGCCATACCTGTATCTCGTCTTTGCTGTTGGTGGCAAAAGGACGTATGAACCGGCAAGGCGATTGAGGCGCGCCCTTGTTCGGAAGCTGAATTAA
- the aglF gene encoding UTP--glucose-1-phosphate uridylyltransferase AglF produces the protein MNAVVLAAGEGTRLRPLTEDKPKGMVEVDGKPILTHCFEQLAELGADELVVVVGYRKQDIIEHYGDEFEGVPITYAHQREQKGLAHALLTVEEHVDDDFMLMLGDNIFQANLEDVVRRQRENRADAAFLVEEVDWDEASRYGVCDTNKYGEITDVVEKPEDPPSNLVMTGFYTFSPAIFHACHLVQPSNRGEYEISEAIDLLIQSGRTIDAIGLEGWRVDIGYPEDRDEAERRLADDNDVSE, from the coding sequence ATGAACGCTGTCGTGCTCGCGGCCGGCGAGGGGACGCGACTCCGCCCACTCACCGAGGACAAACCCAAGGGGATGGTCGAAGTGGACGGGAAGCCGATCCTGACGCACTGTTTCGAACAGCTGGCCGAACTCGGTGCCGACGAACTCGTCGTCGTCGTCGGGTACCGCAAGCAGGACATCATCGAGCACTACGGCGACGAATTCGAGGGCGTTCCGATCACGTACGCGCACCAGCGCGAACAGAAGGGACTGGCCCACGCGCTACTGACGGTCGAAGAGCACGTCGATGACGACTTCATGCTCATGCTCGGCGACAACATCTTCCAGGCGAACCTCGAGGACGTCGTCCGCCGTCAACGCGAAAACCGCGCCGATGCCGCGTTCCTCGTCGAGGAGGTCGACTGGGACGAAGCCAGCCGATACGGGGTCTGTGATACGAACAAGTACGGCGAGATCACCGACGTCGTCGAGAAACCCGAGGATCCACCCTCGAACCTCGTGATGACGGGCTTCTACACGTTCTCGCCCGCGATCTTCCACGCCTGCCATCTCGTCCAGCCGTCGAACCGCGGCGAATACGAGATCTCGGAGGCGATCGACCTGCTGATTCAGAGCGGTCGGACGATCGACGCCATTGGGCTCGAGGGATGGCGCGTGGACATCGGCTACCCGGAAGACCGAGACGAAGCCGAAAGACGGCTCGCCGACGACAATGACGTCTCCGAGTGA
- a CDS encoding type II toxin-antitoxin system HicA family toxin, whose translation MVTRDFSGEDVYKVLVNVGGFRHVRTTGDHLILRWDPPEGHEDTDARVVTVPAHDSISIGTLHDIADDAGAEEFEAFCEWIDEHR comes from the coding sequence ATGGTAACGCGGGACTTCTCGGGCGAGGACGTGTACAAGGTACTCGTGAACGTCGGTGGCTTTCGGCACGTCCGCACCACGGGCGACCACTTGATCCTCCGCTGGGACCCGCCGGAGGGCCACGAGGACACGGACGCCCGCGTCGTGACCGTGCCGGCTCACGACTCGATCAGTATCGGAACACTCCACGATATCGCCGACGATGCCGGCGCGGAGGAGTTCGAGGCGTTCTGTGAATGGATCGACGAACATCGGTGA
- a CDS encoding glycosyltransferase family 4 protein produces MRILRVAQKLYPEVPGGGTYHVHAMSRDQAAMGHDVTVLTVGTESDRPHVEEREGYTVVRYFPTVSLLGNDISAGLARHLAGIDTTEFDVCHAHSHLYFSTNLAALKRWIGGLPLAITNHGLYSQNAPQWVFDAYLRTLGRWTFDRADAVFCYTDTDRERVRDLGVDARIEVVPNGIDTGRFRPDGPGGDRIDHDGPVVLFVGRLVEGKRPADAVRALARVRDAHPDAALYLCGEGPRRDDLVALAAELGIREAVSFCGQVPYDDMPAVYRSADALVLPSRAEGLPRTVMEAMATGVPVVSSDLPQVRELVSSGGYTVELGDVEGFAERIDACLEGQYPAGGRERIVAEHSWSDTVERTTTVLERIRRSR; encoded by the coding sequence ATGCGAATCCTCCGCGTCGCCCAGAAACTCTACCCCGAGGTGCCCGGCGGCGGCACCTACCACGTTCACGCGATGAGTCGCGATCAGGCTGCGATGGGGCACGACGTGACCGTGTTGACCGTCGGGACTGAATCCGACCGTCCCCACGTCGAGGAGCGCGAGGGGTATACGGTCGTCCGGTATTTCCCGACGGTCTCGCTTCTCGGGAACGATATCTCGGCCGGTCTCGCGCGTCACCTCGCCGGGATCGACACGACCGAGTTCGACGTGTGCCACGCCCACTCGCATCTCTACTTCTCGACGAACCTCGCGGCGCTGAAGCGGTGGATCGGTGGGCTTCCACTCGCGATTACCAACCACGGGCTCTACTCCCAGAACGCACCGCAGTGGGTCTTCGACGCCTACCTCCGGACGCTCGGCCGGTGGACGTTCGATCGGGCCGACGCCGTCTTCTGTTACACCGACACCGACCGCGAACGGGTGCGCGACCTCGGCGTCGACGCCCGGATCGAGGTGGTGCCCAACGGCATCGACACCGGACGATTCAGGCCCGACGGCCCCGGAGGCGACCGGATCGATCACGACGGCCCGGTCGTACTGTTCGTCGGCCGGCTGGTCGAGGGGAAGCGGCCGGCCGACGCCGTACGGGCGCTCGCCCGCGTCCGGGACGCCCACCCCGACGCCGCGCTCTACCTGTGTGGCGAGGGGCCGCGACGGGACGACCTCGTCGCGCTCGCGGCAGAACTGGGGATTCGCGAGGCCGTCTCCTTCTGCGGACAGGTGCCCTACGACGACATGCCGGCCGTCTATCGGAGCGCCGACGCGCTCGTCCTGCCGAGTCGGGCCGAGGGACTCCCCCGGACCGTGATGGAGGCGATGGCGACCGGCGTCCCCGTCGTGTCGAGCGACCTACCGCAGGTGCGGGAGCTGGTGTCGAGCGGGGGGTACACGGTCGAGTTGGGCGACGTCGAGGGGTTCGCCGAGCGGATCGATGCGTGTCTGGAGGGACAGTATCCGGCGGGTGGGCGCGAACGGATCGTGGCGGAGCACTCGTGGAGCGACACCGTAGAGCGGACGACGACGGTGTTGGAGAGGATTCGTCGGTCTCGGTGA